A section of the Sebastes fasciatus isolate fSebFas1 chromosome 21, fSebFas1.pri, whole genome shotgun sequence genome encodes:
- the rgs9bp gene encoding regulator of G-protein signaling 9-binding protein, with protein sequence MPLVNNKVGDDCTVGTDKDLDDGKALVDSLIKVVACYRHLASCVGGCTDSLQLRDELRQTREKAQTLAVAICSHLTTHLRNKSLPEGQRKEMELLWVAFSSSLELFHIDMCKVFHVGDIFSLANTDSLVQTGLQGGGSEVAARALSVPELNQAQSQTLPEGLESQERCIMEQEISQIDHMIDDMEMKVNVMRWMVEPHGPQYAEPFSSTDSASLAMHSVDEEQPGQQPLCQRSQIFVLLLLSAVVLVASTLSVCIVLFS encoded by the exons ATGCCACTTGTAAATAACAAAGTAGGCGATGATTGCACAGTTGGCACAGACAAGGATTTGGATGATGGGAAGGCTCTGGTAGATTCTTTGATAAAG GTTGTAGCATGTTACCGGCACTTGGCCTCGTGTGTCGGCGGTTGCACAGACAGCTTGCAGCTGCGGGATGAGTTACGACAAACGCGAGAAAAGGCCCAAACGTTGGCCGTGGCCATCTGCAGTCATCTGACCACACATCTCCGAAACAAGAGCCTGCCTGAGGGGCAGCGCAAGGAGATGGAGCTCCTCTGGGTGGCCTTCTCCTCCAGCCTAGAGCTCTTCCATATTGACATGTGCAAAGTTTTCCATGTGGGTGACATCTTCTCTCTGGCCAACACTGATTCCCTGGTGCAAACAGGCCTACAAG GAGGAGGCAGTGAGGTAGCAGCCCGGGCGCTCAGTGTGCCAGAACTGAACCAAGCCCAGAGCCAGACCCTCCCTGAAGGGCTAGAAAGCCAGGAGCGCTGCATCATGGAGCAGGAGATCAGCCAAATCGACCACATGATCGACGACATGGAGATGAAAGTCAACGTGATGCGCTGGATGGTGGAGCCCCACGGGCCACAGTATGCAGAGCCATTCAGCAGCACCGACAGCGCCTCCCTGGCTATGCACTCAGTGGATGAGGAGCAGCCTGGACAACAGCCTCTATGCCAGCGCAGTCAAATCTTTGTGCTCTTATTGCTGTCTGCTGTTGTTTTGGTGGCATCCACTTTATCTGTCTGTATTGTCCTTTTCTCATGA
- the mcur1 gene encoding mitochondrial calcium uniporter regulator 1: MVPKQCHSRLKRFGINHPEKWSNISLNQDRVRGRVPSLTAVNTSPCVRCIITTPPFRSCERLLWDRIARHKTGHLSAVTQTRELSTSIKTFQYLNPYVPKTEGTKLLFDTHAVVRLFEENGFTTQQAEVMVKVLVKMTSSNMDVIYNDMVTKVQQEIMLQRVMSQIASVKKDMIILEKSEFTSLLAENEKVKIHLLQLKVQLADVMNKVRSDTIMDMNLEKSRAKELKVEHEKMLLETRTEIMEMTAEQDRHLTQTNMKIDTEVAGLRTMLESHKLDTIKYLAGSVFTCLTVVLGFYRIWM; this comes from the exons ATGGTGCCTAAACAGTGTCACTCTCGGCTTAAACGTTTCGGTATTAACCACCCAGAGAAGTGGTCTAACATCTCTTTAAATCAGGACAGAGTTAGAGGTCGTGTACCGAGTCTGACAGCTGTAAACACATCACCGTGTGTCCGGTGTATCATCACTACTCCTCCCTTCAGGAGCTGTGAGAGGCTGCTCTGGGACAGAATAGCTAGACACAAGACTGGGCATCTTTCTGCAGTGACACAGACAAGAG AGCTGAGTACCTCCATCAAAACCTTCCAGTATCTGAATCCATATGTACCAAAGACTGAAGGCACCAAGCTGCTTTTTGATACACATGCGGTGGTGCGACTCTTTGAGGAAAATG GCTTCACAACTCAGCAAGCTGAGGTGATGGTTAAAGTGCTGGTGAAGATGACAAGCTCCAACATGGATGTCATCTATAATGACATGGTGACCAAAGTGCAGCAG GAGATCATGTTGCAGCGTGTGATGTCTCAAATAGCATCTGTAAAGAAGGACATGATCATCCTTGAGAAGAGCGAGTTCACTTCTTTACTTGCAGAAAATGAG AAAGTCAAGATCCACTTATTGCAGCTGAAGGTCCAGCTCGCT GATGTCATGAATAAAGTGCGCTCGGACACTATTATGGACATGAATTTGGAGAAAAGTCGTGCAAAAGAATTG AAAGTAGAGCATGAGAAAATGCTTCTGGAAACGCGAACTGAGATTATGGAAATG ACTGCAGAGCAAGATCGTCATTTAACTCAGACCAACATGAAAATAGACACTGAAGTTGCTGGTTTGAGAACCATGTTAGAGTCTCATAAACTGGACACTATAAAGTACCTTGCAG gtTCAGTGTTCACCTGTCTCACTGTGGTCTTGGGTTTCTATCGTATTTGGATGTAA
- the ncf2 gene encoding neutrophil cytosol factor 2, producing the protein MTFLDTLRQWDEAVTCVDRQDLTEALRIFVAIKEPNSKICFDIGCLHLLNKDLDAAEKAFDCSIRKDEHLAVAFFQRGMTFYKKERYEESLSDFQYAFKALRGNQLIDYKALGLRYKLYACEVLINVALSQAQLGKWDKAHEHLVKALSYKTDAKLNVLDRALDSSLKQKLFKPVEFPSKVLFKPNKHYVAELEKKDYLGKAKIVASVIPQDAFSGFAPLQPQVQDGPTSPKEPEVLRALEGEPHTVLFGFVPETSDELAVVPGNIVFVLQKGTDNWASVIFNGRRGLVPYNYLERLEISLASKQNEERSEPPSREPPTRPQRKKGPTPSGNSDGDTQPKDEQPTDNSCIVKVRFTFNFVVSVPLGSPYAMLIEKISKKLKLPTTAITLSLTSEVTEESVIDASTEMESVWSRASGLHITLWCKALEQTDGNPQSETHFVALHSYESPNPEDLSFNQGDKITLLSRVNQVWLEGQCNGNTGIFPASFVEEVPVNGQ; encoded by the exons atgacttttttggacaCCCTGCGCCAGTGGGACGAGGCTGTAACTTGTGTTGACAGACAGGATTTGACAGAGGCACTCAGGATTTTCGTGGCTATCAAAGAACCAAACTCCAAAATTTGTTTTGACATTGGCTGTCTTCATCTTCTTAACAAAGACCTGGATGCTGCTGAAAAG GCGTTTGATTGCAGCATACGCAAGGATGAGCATCTGGCCGTTGCCTTCTTTCAAAGAGGaatgacattttacaagaagGAGAG GTATGAGGAGAGTTTATCTGACTTCCAGTATGCCTTCAAAGCACTAAGAGGCAACCAGCTGATAGATTACAAAGCACTTGGCCTCAGATACAAATTATATGCATGTGAG GTTCTCATCAATGTGGCTCTGTCTCAGGCTCAGCTGGGTAAATGGGACAAAGCCCATGAACACCTTGTGAAGGCTCTCAGCTACAAGACAGATGCCAAGCTCAATGTCCTCGACAGAGCTCTGGATTCCTCCCTG aaacagaaactttTCAAACCAGTTGAGTTCCCATCAAAAGTGCTATTTAAACCAAATAAGCACTATGTGGCTGAGCTGGAGAAGAAGGACTACCTGGGCAAAGCAAAG ATTGTTGCCTCCGTCATTCCTCAGGATGCCTTCTCTGGATTTGCCCCATTACAGCCACAG GTTCAAGATGGTCCAACTTCTCCGAAAGAACCTGAGGTTCTGAG GGCTCTAGAAGGAGAACCCCACACTGTCCTGTTTGGGTTTGTTCCTGAGACCAGTGATGAGTTGGCTGTAGTGCCGGGCAACATTGTGTTTGTACTGCAGAAGGGTACCGACAACTGGGCGTCTGTGATCTTCAATGGAAGA AGGGGACTTGTTCCTTACAATTACCTGGAACGTTTGGAGATCTCCTTGGCTTCTAAACAGAATGAG GAAAGATCCGAGCCTCCAAGTCGAGAACCACCGACCAGacctcagaggaaaaaag GTCCTACTCCTAGTGGTAACAGCGATGGAGACACACAACCAAAG GATGAACAGCCTACCGACAACTCATGTATTGTCAAAGTCCGTTTCACGTTCAACTTCGTGGTCTCGGTACCACTTGGGTCTCCCTACGCAATGCTAATTGAGAAAATCAGTAAGAAACTGAAACTCCCGACTACGGCAATCACCTTGAG TTTAACCTCCGAGGTTACGGAAGAAAGTGTAATCGACGCCAGCACAGAAATGGAAAGTGTGTGGAGCCGTGCCAGCGGTTTGCACATCACCTTGTGGTGTAAAGCCTTAGAG CAAACTGATGGAAATCCACAGAGCGAGACTCACTTTGTGGCACTTCATTCCTACGAGTCGCCAAATCCAGAGGATCTCAGTTTTAATCAAGGCGATAAAATCACACTACTCTCTAGAG tTAACCAGGTTTGGTTGGAAGGCCAATGTAATGGGAATACTGGTATATTTCCTGCATCCTTTGTGGAAGAAGTTCCTGTCAATGGCCAGTAA
- the LOC141759649 gene encoding kinesin-like protein KIF20A isoform X1: protein MRTVDLTNEESINMQPVDMDLTCNTPPVSTSSQQTELPGGAEQQTMRVYLRVRPFSKEELADKEDQDCIVIEDSQTVTLNAPKGSATMKSSEKGIGMSIHKFSFSQIFGPEMTQSKLFEDSVKSQMSDFLDGKNALIFSYGVTNAGKTYTIQGTPKAPGILPRVLDATFYYIGGQRYEGMDLKPYLRNDAQYLDPDQVKQERSAKAAMFASVKEECDPHRASGVLESCSTTGVSSSSLSYDRTVSASNPTETGSSQFALWVAFFEIYNELVYDLLQVSLCSKSKKRAALRVCDDGAGNAYVKELRWINIQTLGEASKVLQFGNKNRSAAATKMNQSSSRSHSIFTMKLLKINGETVERISEFSLCDLAGSERCNKTKTFGERLKEAGNINNSLLILGKCITALRNNQTDRMKSGYIPFRESKLTKLFQAVFCGKGRASMIVNINQCASTYDETLHVMKFSAVAKQVIPDTPLGSLAPCLVGRDGKPLGRNGLIDSQALESFLSEEELLSEEDEADMSLLPQNELVNMIESLRTKLLAERRRNLVQEMEIRKEMGDAMLQQLMESEELRIRQIEEQKESYQEKLENTFEMYKDAIKEHAYQSAMNNLEDDYVPLDEFIAEQEKVEALKCKVSELESLTSSIRAAVCAVPTVDQSFQTLPSKATEAASAADDRYKRLYKEKCAIEKMCEDKQQLILSLEKRLKELSETLLKVRDGFLEKSAELEVLQRKADDQTKSMEDLLRQNVEKDQEIASLKAEVAKLSQKSPVQNKTKRLFANIREAVTSPRKTSTGRLLRRTVKTPQH, encoded by the exons ATGAGAACAGTTGATTTAACCAATGAAGAAAGCATCAATATGCAGCCTGTTGATATGGACTTGACTTGTAATACTCCTCCTGTCAGCACTTCATCCCAGCAG ACTGAGCTGCCAGGTGGTGCTGAGCAGCAGACCATGAGAGTTTACCTCCGAGTCAGGCCCTTCTCTAAAGAGGAACTTGCCGACAAGGAGGATCAG gaTTGCATAGTGATTGAAGACAGCCAGACGGTGACACTGAATGCACCAAAGGGTTCAGCCACCATGAAGAGCAGTGAGAAGGGCATCGGCATGTCAATCCACAAATTCTCCTTCTCACAG ATTTTCGGACCAGAGATGACACAGTCGAAGCTATTCGAGGACAGTGTCAAAAGCCAAATGTCTGATTTCTTGGATGGGAAGAATGCACTGATATTCAGCTACGGTGTGACCAATGCTGGGAAAACCTACACAATCCAAG gAACTCCAAAAGCGCCCGGAATACTCCCTCGAGTGCTGGACGCCACCTTTTACTACATCGGAGGCCAACGGTATGAGGGGATGGACCTGAAACCCTACCTCAGGAACGACGCACAATATCTGGATCCTGACCAAGTCAAGCAGGAGAGAAGTGCTAAAGCTGCCATGTTTGCTTCAGTCAAAGAA GAGTGTGATCCTCACAGAGCCAGTGGTGTTTTAGAGTCCTGTTCTACCACCGGtgtctcatcctcctctttgtcCTACGATCGAACCG TGTCGGCAAGCAACCCAACGGAAACAGGCAGCAGCCAGTTTGCCTTATGGGTGGCTTTCTTTGAAATCTACAATGAGTTAGTGTACGATCTGCTTCAAGTTTCCCTGTGCTCCAAGTCCAAGAAACGCGCTGCTCTTCGAGTGTGTGACGACGGTGCTGGAAATGCTTATGTTAAAG AACTCCGGTGGATTAACATCCAGACGCTGGGCGAAGCCTCCAAAGTGCTACagtttggaaacaaaaacagaagcgCTGCAGCCACAAAGATGAACCAGTCGTCCAGCAGAAG CCACAGCATATTTACCATGAAGTTACTGAAGATCAATGGTGAAACAGTTGAAAGGATCTCAGA GTTTTCTCTGTGTGACCTGGCTGGCTCAGAAAGATGCAACAAAACCAAGACATTTGGGGAGAGGCTGAAGGAAGCGGGCAACATAAACAACTCCCTGCTCATTCTGGGGAAGTGCATCACTGCTCTCCGCAACAATCAGACCGACAG AATGAAGAGCGGCTACATTCCCTTCAGAGAAAGTAAGCTCACCAAGCTCTTCCAGGCTGTTTTCTGCGGCAAAGGAAGAGCGTCGATGATCGTCAACATCAACCAGTGTGCTTCCACCTACGACGAGACTCTCCATGTTATGAAATTCTCTGCCGTTGCCAAACAG GTGATCCCAGACACGCCTCTGGGATCTCTGGCTCCTTGTTTGGTCGGCCGTGATGGAAAGCCTCTGGGGAGGAATGGGCTGATTGACAGCCAGGCCCTGGAGAGCTTCCTGTCTGAGGAGGAGCTGCTCAGTGAGGAAGACGAGGCGGACATGTCTCTGCTGCCACAGAAT GAGCTTGTAAATATGATTGAGAGCCTGCGCACAAAACTCCTGGCTGAGCGAAGAAGAAACCTGGTTCAGGAAATGGAGATTCGGAAGGAAATGGGAGACGCCATGTTACAACAGCTCATGGAGAGCGAAGAACTTCGCAT TCGACAGATAGAAGAGCAGAAGGAGAGCTACCAAGAAAAGCTGGAGAACACCTTTGAGATGTACAAGGACGCTATCAAAGAGCATGCCTACCAGAGTGCCATGAACAATCTGGAAGATGACTACGTTCCTCTTGACGAGTTCATTGCTGAACAGGAGAAAGTGGAG GCCCTGAAATGTAAAGTATCAGAGTTGGAGAGCTTAACGTCCagtatcagagcagcagtgtgtgcAGTTCCAACAGTGGACCAGTCCTTCCAGACTCTACCATCTAAAGCAACCGAAGCAGCAAGTGCAG CGGATGATCGATACAAACGGCTCTACAAAGAAAAATGTGCCATAGAGAAGATGTGTGAGGATAAACAACAG TTGATTTTGTCACTAGAGAAAAGGCTGAAGGAGCTCAGTGAAACCCTTCTGAAGGTCAGAGATGGCTTCCTGGAGAAATCGGCGGAACTGGAGGTTTTACAGAGGAAGGCTGATGATCAG ACAAAATCAATGGAAGACCTCCTACGGCAGAACGTTGAAAAGGACCAGGAGATCGCCTCACTAAAGGCAGAAGTTGCCAAGCTCTCCCAGAAGTCCCCTGTGCAGAACAAAACCAAGCGCCTGTTTGCCAACATCAGGGAGGCGGTGACTTCTCCACGGAAGACATCAACTGGCCGATTGCTCAGGAGAACAGTTAAGACTCCACAGCACTAA
- the LOC141759649 gene encoding kinesin-like protein KIF20A isoform X2 yields MRTVDLTNEESINMQPVDMDLTCNTPPVSTSSQQTELPGGAEQQTMRVYLRVRPFSKEELADKEDQDCIVIEDSQTVTLNAPKGSATMKSSEKGIGMSIHKFSFSQIFGPEMTQSKLFEDSVKSQMSDFLDGKNALIFSYGVTNAGKTYTIQGTPKAPGILPRVLDATFYYIGGQRYEGMDLKPYLRNDAQYLDPDQVKQERSAKAAMFASVKEECDPHRASGVLESCSTTGVSSSSLSYDRTVSASNPTETGSSQFALWVAFFEIYNELVYDLLQVSLCSKSKKRAALRVCDDGAGNAYVKELRWINIQTLGEASKVLQFGNKNRSAAATKMNQSSSRSHSIFTMKLLKINGETVERISEFSLCDLAGSERCNKTKTFGERLKEAGNINNSLLILGKCITALRNNQTDRMKSGYIPFRESKLTKLFQAVFCGKGRASMIVNINQCASTYDETLHVMKFSAVAKQVIPDTPLGSLAPCLVGRDGKPLGRNGLIDSQALESFLSEEELLSEEDEADMSLLPQNELVNMIESLRTKLLAERRRNLVQEMEIRKEMGDAMLQQLMESEELRIRQIEEQKESYQEKLENTFEMYKDAIKEHAYQSAMNNLEDDYVPLDEFIAEQEKVEALKCKVSELESLTSSIRAAVCAVPTVDQSFQTLPSKATEAASAADDRYKRLYKEKCAIEKMCEDKQQRKG; encoded by the exons ATGAGAACAGTTGATTTAACCAATGAAGAAAGCATCAATATGCAGCCTGTTGATATGGACTTGACTTGTAATACTCCTCCTGTCAGCACTTCATCCCAGCAG ACTGAGCTGCCAGGTGGTGCTGAGCAGCAGACCATGAGAGTTTACCTCCGAGTCAGGCCCTTCTCTAAAGAGGAACTTGCCGACAAGGAGGATCAG gaTTGCATAGTGATTGAAGACAGCCAGACGGTGACACTGAATGCACCAAAGGGTTCAGCCACCATGAAGAGCAGTGAGAAGGGCATCGGCATGTCAATCCACAAATTCTCCTTCTCACAG ATTTTCGGACCAGAGATGACACAGTCGAAGCTATTCGAGGACAGTGTCAAAAGCCAAATGTCTGATTTCTTGGATGGGAAGAATGCACTGATATTCAGCTACGGTGTGACCAATGCTGGGAAAACCTACACAATCCAAG gAACTCCAAAAGCGCCCGGAATACTCCCTCGAGTGCTGGACGCCACCTTTTACTACATCGGAGGCCAACGGTATGAGGGGATGGACCTGAAACCCTACCTCAGGAACGACGCACAATATCTGGATCCTGACCAAGTCAAGCAGGAGAGAAGTGCTAAAGCTGCCATGTTTGCTTCAGTCAAAGAA GAGTGTGATCCTCACAGAGCCAGTGGTGTTTTAGAGTCCTGTTCTACCACCGGtgtctcatcctcctctttgtcCTACGATCGAACCG TGTCGGCAAGCAACCCAACGGAAACAGGCAGCAGCCAGTTTGCCTTATGGGTGGCTTTCTTTGAAATCTACAATGAGTTAGTGTACGATCTGCTTCAAGTTTCCCTGTGCTCCAAGTCCAAGAAACGCGCTGCTCTTCGAGTGTGTGACGACGGTGCTGGAAATGCTTATGTTAAAG AACTCCGGTGGATTAACATCCAGACGCTGGGCGAAGCCTCCAAAGTGCTACagtttggaaacaaaaacagaagcgCTGCAGCCACAAAGATGAACCAGTCGTCCAGCAGAAG CCACAGCATATTTACCATGAAGTTACTGAAGATCAATGGTGAAACAGTTGAAAGGATCTCAGA GTTTTCTCTGTGTGACCTGGCTGGCTCAGAAAGATGCAACAAAACCAAGACATTTGGGGAGAGGCTGAAGGAAGCGGGCAACATAAACAACTCCCTGCTCATTCTGGGGAAGTGCATCACTGCTCTCCGCAACAATCAGACCGACAG AATGAAGAGCGGCTACATTCCCTTCAGAGAAAGTAAGCTCACCAAGCTCTTCCAGGCTGTTTTCTGCGGCAAAGGAAGAGCGTCGATGATCGTCAACATCAACCAGTGTGCTTCCACCTACGACGAGACTCTCCATGTTATGAAATTCTCTGCCGTTGCCAAACAG GTGATCCCAGACACGCCTCTGGGATCTCTGGCTCCTTGTTTGGTCGGCCGTGATGGAAAGCCTCTGGGGAGGAATGGGCTGATTGACAGCCAGGCCCTGGAGAGCTTCCTGTCTGAGGAGGAGCTGCTCAGTGAGGAAGACGAGGCGGACATGTCTCTGCTGCCACAGAAT GAGCTTGTAAATATGATTGAGAGCCTGCGCACAAAACTCCTGGCTGAGCGAAGAAGAAACCTGGTTCAGGAAATGGAGATTCGGAAGGAAATGGGAGACGCCATGTTACAACAGCTCATGGAGAGCGAAGAACTTCGCAT TCGACAGATAGAAGAGCAGAAGGAGAGCTACCAAGAAAAGCTGGAGAACACCTTTGAGATGTACAAGGACGCTATCAAAGAGCATGCCTACCAGAGTGCCATGAACAATCTGGAAGATGACTACGTTCCTCTTGACGAGTTCATTGCTGAACAGGAGAAAGTGGAG GCCCTGAAATGTAAAGTATCAGAGTTGGAGAGCTTAACGTCCagtatcagagcagcagtgtgtgcAGTTCCAACAGTGGACCAGTCCTTCCAGACTCTACCATCTAAAGCAACCGAAGCAGCAAGTGCAG CGGATGATCGATACAAACGGCTCTACAAAGAAAAATGTGCCATAGAGAAGATGTGTGAGGATAAACAACAG AGAAAAGGCTGA
- the dph2 gene encoding 2-(3-amino-3-carboxypropyl)histidine synthase subunit 2, with the protein MADAFSSSSETVIQRVVDVTVKTNTPLDKLEELYQIKKTCDFISEHQFEKVALQFPDELLVDSVAIAAEVERNTNARPFILGDTSYGSCCVDEVTAEHVGADCIVHYGSTCLSPSKRLPLMLVFEQRPVDLEKCTSAFRELYPDTQSHVVILYDVNYAHAINDLLTLLSPEYPNLVVSELVVEGEQCYSHGRIKRQHDDACLSEGDNNHLIYQFGRQFSLKSGLSIKDYSVFYVGQEGATLRNFMMTWNRCSFCTFDPVKMTGRTESVSINRALMKRYYAIERAKDAKVVGILVGTLGVVDYLDIIQQLKETIRGAGKKSYMFAMGKLNVPKLANFLEIDIFVLVACPENSLLDSREFFKPVVTPFEMEVACNKKREWSEEYVTDFRHLLPGGQSHVPLADQQEEDDETDVSLITGALRGHNLLSFEPAVSAFGSSVVLRNQALTVATNSAASFLAERSWRGLEQKLGETPVVKAVGGRRGIAIAYEEEGTAPS; encoded by the exons ATGGCTGATGCGTTCAGTAGCAGCTCGGAAACCGTAATTCAGCGTGTGGTGGACGTTACAGTGAAGACTAATACCCCTCTGGATAAACTGGAAGAGTTGTATCAGATTAAGAAGACTTGTGACTTCATCAGTGAGCATCAATTTGAAAAG gTTGCTCTGCAGTTTCCTGACGAGCTGCTGGTGGATTCAGTGGCAATAGCAGCAGAGGTTGAGAGAAACACTAATGCCAGGCCGTTCATTTTGGGAGATACATCCTATGGCAG TTGCTGTGTGGACGAGGTAACTGCAGAGCATGTTGGAGCCGACTGCATTGTGCACTACGGCAGCACCTGCCTCAGCCCGTCTAAAAGGCTGCCGCTGATGTTGGTCTTTGAGCAAAGACCGGTGGATCTTGAGAAGTGCACTTCTGCCTTCAGAGAACTCTATCCCGACACACAGAGTCACGTCGTCATCCTCTATGACGTCAACTATGCTCATGCTATAA atgatCTTCTGACACTCTTGTCACCAGAGTATCCAAACCTTGTCGTCTCAGAACTCGTTGTCGAAGGGGAGCAGTGTTACAGTCACGGCCGGATTAAAAGACAACATGACGACGCCTGTCTGTCAGAGGGAGACAACAACCATCTTATTTATCAGTTTGGAAGGCAGTTCTCCTTGAAAAGTGGTTTAAGCATCAAGGATTACAGTGTGTTCTATGTAGGCCAAGAGGGAGCAACGCTGAGAAACTTCATGATGACTTGGAATCGCTGCTCATTTTGTACTTTTGACCCCGTAAAAATGACGGGGAGGACCGAGTCAGTAAGTATCAACCGTGCGCTGATGAAGCGATATTACGCTATAGAAAGGGCCAAAGATGCCAAAGTGGTTGGCATCCTGGTTGGCACACTCGGGGTGGTCGACTACCTCGACATCATCCAGCAGCTGAAGGAAACCATCCGAGGAGCTGGAAAGAAGAGCTACATGTTTGCCATGGGGAAACTGAACGTGCCCAAGCTAGCAAACTTTCTTGAAATTGACATTTTTGTGTTGGTTGCGTGTCCTGAGAACTCACTGCTGGACTCCAGGGAGTTCTTTAAACCGGTAGTAACACCGTTTGAGATGGAGGTGGCCTGCAACAAGAAAAGGGAGTGGTCGGAGGAATATGTCACAGACTTTCGACATCTCCTGCCAG GTGGACAGAGTCATGTGCCTTTGGCtgatcagcaggaggaggacgaTGAGACCGACGTGTCTTTAATCACAGGAGCTCTGCGAGGCCACAATCTGTTGAGCTTTGAGCCTGCTGTGTCCGCGTTCGGCTCCTCGGTGGTCCTCAGGAACCAGGCGCTCACTGTAGCCACCAACTCAGCTG CATCTTTTCTGGCAGAACGAAGCTGGCGTGGCTTAGAGCAGAAGTTAGGAGAGACCCCTGTGGTGAAGGCAGTAGGGGGCAGGAGAGGCATAGCTATTGCCTATGAAGAGGAAGGAACGGCGCCATCATAA